In Flavobacterium sp. CS20, a single window of DNA contains:
- the pxpB gene encoding 5-oxoprolinase subunit PxpB gives MIKKELNDFKTHLSSPTSLLVEWNFKLSAKYIKTLQALKNQLLKQDQDIKYITSAFNTFLIKYKNSDIDILKKKNQTETFINSFEIKNNGEVKTRRFKIPVCYEYEQDLKNISKQKNLSTSKIIQIHTEQIYTLYFIGFLPGFLYLGDVDKRIQIPRHQTPRQNVEKGSVGIAENQTGIYPMRSPGGWQIVGQTPIDLFDVNRKPPSPFHPGDQIQFFAIDKSEFDRLKNADISIEKFKQND, from the coding sequence ATGATAAAAAAAGAACTCAACGACTTCAAAACTCATTTGTCATCACCTACGAGTTTGCTTGTAGAGTGGAATTTTAAGTTGTCTGCAAAATATATTAAAACCTTACAAGCTTTAAAAAATCAGCTTTTAAAACAAGATCAGGATATAAAATATATAACTTCAGCTTTTAATACATTTTTGATAAAATATAAAAATTCTGATATTGATATTTTAAAGAAAAAAAATCAAACCGAAACTTTCATAAACTCATTTGAAATTAAAAATAATGGTGAGGTTAAAACAAGACGATTTAAAATTCCAGTGTGTTATGAATATGAACAAGATTTAAAAAATATTTCAAAACAAAAAAATCTCAGCACATCTAAAATTATTCAAATTCATACTGAACAAATTTATACCTTATATTTTATCGGTTTTTTGCCAGGGTTTTTATATCTTGGTGATGTTGATAAACGCATTCAAATACCAAGACATCAAACCCCAAGACAAAATGTTGAAAAGGGTAGTGTAGGCATTGCCGAAAATCAAACGGGAATCTATCCTATGCGTTCGCCTGGTGGCTGGCAGATTGTTGGGCAAACACCGATTGATTTGTTTGATGTCAATAGAAAACCACCAAGTCCATTTCATCCAGGAGATCAAATTCAGTTTTTTGCTATTGATAAATCGGAATTTGACAGGCTTAAAAACGCTGATATTTCAATTGAAAAATTTAAACAAAATGATTAA
- a CDS encoding biotin-dependent carboxyltransferase family protein — MIKLLSNGFYTSIQDLGRFGYTDFGVPLSGAMDQNLSRFANLLVGNSPEQAVLEMTFIGSKLKFTTAQTIAITAPKAKVFINGIKAETNHQLSIHPDDVLEVKNIQNRAYLAVKGHLISEEKLGSQSQYQSITTLEKLKKDDEIRIKSNHQNFNKKHANVNYDFSIYESKTLKVYPLPEYDKLNRNEKEILATKTFTISEQSNRMAYQFDEVFENRLESINSTPVMPGVVQLTPEGKLMILMRDAQVTGGYPRIFQLSENSINLLSQKPLKSQINFEILKLK, encoded by the coding sequence ATGATTAAACTTTTATCCAACGGATTTTATACTAGCATTCAAGACCTTGGTCGGTTTGGCTATACTGATTTTGGTGTGCCATTAAGTGGAGCTATGGATCAAAATTTATCCCGTTTTGCTAATCTTTTGGTAGGTAATTCACCTGAGCAAGCAGTTTTAGAAATGACTTTTATTGGTTCTAAACTCAAATTTACTACAGCTCAAACTATTGCCATTACTGCACCAAAAGCAAAAGTATTTATAAATGGAATAAAAGCGGAGACCAATCATCAACTCTCAATTCATCCCGACGATGTTTTGGAAGTTAAAAACATACAAAACAGAGCCTATCTCGCCGTTAAAGGTCATTTGATTTCTGAAGAAAAACTCGGAAGCCAAAGCCAATATCAATCTATTACAACTTTAGAAAAGCTAAAAAAAGATGATGAAATAAGAATTAAAAGCAATCATCAAAATTTCAATAAAAAACACGCTAACGTTAATTATGATTTTTCTATTTATGAATCCAAAACTTTAAAAGTTTACCCTTTGCCAGAATACGATAAACTTAACCGAAATGAAAAAGAAATTTTAGCGACCAAAACATTCACTATTTCAGAACAAAGCAACCGTATGGCTTATCAATTTGATGAAGTTTTTGAAAATCGCTTAGAAAGTATTAATTCAACACCTGTTATGCCTGGCGTTGTGCAATTAACACCAGAAGGTAAACTGATGATTTTGATGCGTGATGCACAAGTTACAGGTGGTTATCCTAGGATATTTCAGTTGTCCGAAAATAGTATTAATCTTTTATCACAAAAACCCCTCAAAAGTCAGATAAATTTTGAAATTTTAAAACTCAAATAA
- a CDS encoding alpha/beta hydrolase family protein, translating into MKSNKVLFKNKNEEELVGRLDLPVDKRIHSYCIFAHCFTCNKNLKAIKNISDGLTSSGFGVLRFDFTGLGQSDGAFEDTNFSHNVDDLIAASQFLEDNYEAPILIIGHSLGGTASIFAAHQLDNIKAFVTIGSPFQPEHVSELLESKMDEIQNQGKAKVNVGGRSFTIKKDFLEDLQNNKIDEFLGDLKKPYLIFHSPQDKIVGIKNAELLYTHSHHPKSFVSLDGADHLMSDPKDSSYVGQVISS; encoded by the coding sequence ATGAAATCAAACAAAGTCTTATTTAAAAATAAAAACGAAGAAGAATTAGTCGGTAGGTTAGATTTGCCAGTAGATAAACGTATTCATAGTTATTGTATTTTTGCACATTGTTTCACTTGTAATAAAAATCTTAAAGCCATAAAAAACATCTCAGATGGATTAACTTCAAGTGGTTTTGGTGTATTGCGTTTTGATTTTACAGGACTCGGTCAAAGCGATGGTGCATTTGAAGATACTAATTTTTCTCATAACGTTGACGATTTGATTGCGGCATCTCAGTTTTTGGAAGACAATTATGAAGCACCAATTTTAATTATCGGACATTCGTTGGGTGGCACTGCCAGTATTTTTGCTGCTCATCAGTTGGATAATATTAAAGCTTTTGTCACTATTGGCAGTCCATTTCAGCCAGAGCACGTGAGTGAATTGCTGGAAAGCAAAATGGATGAAATTCAAAATCAAGGCAAAGCCAAAGTTAATGTTGGCGGTAGGAGTTTTACCATTAAAAAAGATTTTCTTGAAGATTTACAAAACAATAAAATAGACGAATTTTTAGGCGATTTAAAAAAACCCTATCTCATATTTCATTCGCCACAAGATAAGATTGTAGGTATAAAAAATGCAGAATTATTATACACACACTCTCATCATCCTAAAAGTTTTGTTTCACTAGACGGTGCAGATCATTTGATGTCCGATCCCAAAGATTCTTCTTATGTCGGTCAAGTGATTTCAAGTTGA
- a CDS encoding OsmC family protein translates to MTTRYLDVFEKEKDLKTKHQVVASLDQNDDFTTEMALGSHRMQADELEEFGGHNLGPNPYEFVSGGLAACTAMTIQMYAKRKKWSVENVEVHINHNKDHCYDCKNVEDKTSKIDIFERDIILKGNLDNKQRQRLLEIANKCPVHRTLHSDIVVKTKLLSD, encoded by the coding sequence TTGACCACGCGATATCTCGATGTATTTGAAAAAGAAAAAGACCTTAAAACGAAACATCAGGTGGTAGCGAGCTTAGATCAAAACGATGACTTTACTACTGAAATGGCTTTGGGTTCTCATAGAATGCAAGCAGATGAATTAGAAGAATTTGGAGGTCATAATTTAGGACCAAATCCATACGAGTTTGTTTCTGGCGGTCTGGCAGCTTGCACGGCTATGACTATTCAGATGTATGCTAAACGCAAAAAATGGTCAGTTGAAAATGTAGAAGTTCATATCAATCACAATAAAGACCATTGTTACGATTGCAAAAATGTAGAAGATAAAACATCAAAGATTGACATTTTTGAAAGAGATATAATTTTAAAAGGTAATTTAGATAACAAACAAAGACAACGGTTATTAGAAATTGCTAACAAATGTCCAGTACATAGGACACTTCATAGTGATATTGTTGTAAAAACCAAACTTTTAAGTGATTAA
- a CDS encoding LETM1-related biofilm-associated protein: MNPSATGWINKYLDEYDQDLKKLSAYSFEEFYYELKKAGFIYGTNLIPVSQRQNDDFKLTQEELTKVNLFTALSIVYFHFNPQQNHKLCLQTILSFYNELKRTHHSLFQFKWSFKSKLDREVESIIHQRVQTNDSYIQKNFSNIVTNALLFVDVLAFKNYLNKTYEPCWFVTRLEELLVNTLYLALKEKKLKGKYDNIIIKLIQSSLRYHEINVDNLKELADLNFDILQDKTEKLYLIDMMCMTLYSDEEIDESEKVFISKLSQILNISSHELDNSIQFLYDFVNKNKSEIYYFNTAHPVKYFYDRTYRTVSLLIIRNKKRIINEITQSKELMNLLMISTYRELNSKEKRKVKTQLLDIFKTIPSLAIFALPGGSILLPIIIKMIPSILPSSFNENLKKENSK, translated from the coding sequence ATGAACCCATCAGCAACAGGTTGGATTAACAAGTATTTAGATGAATACGATCAGGATTTAAAAAAATTATCCGCTTATTCCTTTGAAGAGTTTTATTATGAACTCAAAAAAGCAGGTTTTATTTATGGCACAAATTTAATTCCCGTTAGCCAGCGTCAAAACGATGATTTTAAATTAACGCAAGAAGAATTGACCAAAGTCAATTTATTTACGGCTTTGTCAATTGTTTACTTTCACTTTAACCCTCAGCAAAATCATAAATTATGTTTGCAAACAATCTTGTCTTTTTATAATGAATTAAAACGCACTCATCATTCTTTATTTCAATTCAAATGGTCTTTTAAATCAAAGCTTGACAGAGAAGTTGAAAGCATAATTCACCAACGCGTTCAAACTAATGATTCATACATTCAAAAGAATTTTAGTAATATCGTCACAAATGCATTATTGTTTGTCGATGTTTTAGCATTCAAAAACTATCTTAACAAAACCTATGAACCATGTTGGTTTGTTACCAGACTTGAAGAGTTGCTCGTCAATACTTTATATTTAGCTTTAAAAGAAAAAAAATTAAAAGGGAAATACGATAATATTATAATTAAATTAATTCAAAGCTCTTTAAGGTATCACGAAATTAATGTGGATAACTTAAAAGAGCTGGCAGACTTAAATTTTGATATTTTACAAGACAAAACAGAAAAACTCTACCTTATCGATATGATGTGCATGACATTATACTCAGATGAGGAGATAGATGAATCTGAAAAAGTTTTTATAAGCAAACTTTCACAAATTTTAAATATTTCAAGCCATGAGTTGGATAATTCTATCCAGTTTTTATATGATTTTGTGAATAAAAACAAATCTGAAATATATTATTTTAATACGGCTCATCCAGTAAAGTATTTCTACGACCGAACCTATCGCACAGTGTCTTTATTAATAATAAGAAACAAAAAAAGGATCATCAACGAAATAACTCAAAGTAAAGAACTCATGAATTTATTGATGATATCAACATATAGGGAGTTGAATTCAAAAGAAAAGAGAAAAGTTAAAACCCAATTATTAGATATTTTTAAAACCATACCTTCTTTAGCCATATTTGCCTTACCAGGAGGTAGCATTTTACTACCTATCATTATAAAAATGATTCCCTCAATATTACCATCTTCATTTAATGAAAATTTAAAAAAAGAAAATTCAAAATAA
- the bshC gene encoding bacillithiol biosynthesis cysteine-adding enzyme BshC: MVDCLDYKQTHRYTNLFLDYLEQNKTVKPFFNRFPHIKNFEFQINEKLKNFNPSNRKILVDVLNNQYGKIKTSKLTLNNIDLLQKNNTFTITTGHQLNLFTGPIYTFYKIISVINTCRDLKLSFPKYNFVPIFWLASEDHDFEEINHFNFKNKKLEWTSDKASGAVGELKICSFSKVYNELKTLLPQNDNSAYLLSLFEDSYLKHANLSDATLYLYNELFKDYGLVLLEPNHPKLKSCIKNYIKSEVFDQKMHYNTSKATDQLLENNYHKQVTPRKINLFYKTNNLRERIIYRNDKFYVNNTDISFNKSEIESEIENHPECFSPNALFRPLYQEVLLPNLSYIGGAGELSYWLQLKSSFQSYGVTFPMLQMRNSALLFSKKTHKKLNKLEVGINNLFLPQTELTNQHTKRISKIKIDFSDCKQHLSKQFKSLYELAEKTDKTFLNAVAAQEKKQHNGLDKLEKRLLKAQKRKLDDELKRLTKIQNELFPEGNLQERHSNFFEFYVSYGKELIPKLIKNLNPFDFCFSLIELETIPKTIEKEFFNNSN; encoded by the coding sequence ATGGTTGACTGTTTGGATTATAAGCAAACTCACAGATATACAAATCTTTTTTTAGATTATCTGGAACAAAATAAAACAGTTAAACCTTTTTTCAACCGATTCCCTCATATTAAAAATTTTGAGTTTCAAATCAATGAAAAGTTAAAGAATTTCAACCCATCTAATCGTAAAATACTAGTTGATGTTTTAAATAATCAATATGGCAAAATCAAAACATCTAAACTTACTCTTAATAATATTGATTTATTACAAAAAAACAACACTTTCACAATAACTACGGGTCATCAGCTTAATCTTTTTACAGGACCTATTTATACTTTTTACAAAATAATTTCTGTCATAAACACTTGTAGAGACTTAAAATTAAGTTTTCCAAAATATAATTTTGTACCTATTTTTTGGTTGGCTTCTGAAGATCATGATTTTGAAGAAATAAATCATTTTAATTTTAAGAATAAAAAGTTAGAATGGACTTCTGATAAAGCTTCTGGTGCTGTAGGTGAACTTAAAATTTGTTCGTTTTCTAAAGTTTATAACGAGCTTAAAACATTATTACCCCAAAATGATAACTCAGCATATTTGTTGAGTTTATTTGAAGATTCTTATTTAAAACATGCTAATTTATCTGATGCAACATTATATCTATATAATGAACTTTTTAAAGATTATGGATTGGTTTTATTAGAGCCTAACCATCCAAAGTTAAAATCATGTATAAAAAACTATATAAAAAGTGAAGTATTTGATCAAAAGATGCACTATAATACTTCAAAAGCTACTGACCAATTATTGGAAAATAATTACCATAAACAGGTTACACCAAGAAAGATAAATTTATTTTATAAAACTAATAATTTAAGAGAAAGGATTATTTATAGAAATGATAAGTTTTATGTAAATAATACAGACATTTCTTTTAATAAATCTGAGATTGAATCAGAAATAGAAAATCACCCTGAATGCTTTTCGCCTAACGCTCTTTTTAGACCTTTATATCAAGAAGTATTATTACCAAATTTATCATATATTGGTGGTGCTGGCGAGCTTTCTTACTGGCTTCAATTAAAATCTTCATTCCAATCTTATGGGGTTACTTTTCCTATGTTACAAATGAGAAATTCGGCATTATTGTTTTCTAAAAAAACACATAAAAAACTTAATAAACTTGAAGTTGGTATTAACAATTTATTTCTACCACAAACCGAGTTAACAAATCAACATACTAAACGGATATCAAAGATTAAGATTGATTTTTCTGATTGTAAACAGCATCTTTCTAAACAATTCAAATCTTTATATGAACTAGCTGAAAAAACAGATAAAACTTTTTTAAATGCGGTAGCGGCACAAGAAAAAAAACAACACAACGGTTTAGATAAGCTTGAAAAACGTCTCTTAAAAGCACAAAAACGCAAATTAGATGATGAGCTCAAACGTTTAACAAAAATTCAAAATGAGTTATTTCCAGAAGGTAATTTACAAGAAAGGCATTCTAATTTTTTTGAATTTTATGTTTCTTATGGTAAAGAATTAATACCAAAGTTAATTAAAAATTTGAATCCATTTGATTTTTGTTTTTCACTTATTGAGTTAGAAACTATACCCAAAACAATTGAAAAAGAATTTTTTAACAATTCTAATTAA
- a CDS encoding glycosyltransferase family 4 protein, with product MNKRILYLGNKLSQKNRNISTVESLSKNLEELSFEVKSYSNQKNKILRLFSMLYAIFKHKHFDFVLIDTYSTSAFWFAWTSAKVAMLVNLKYITILHGGNLPDRLKKNETICKSLFSKAYINISPSNYLYEVFKDAGFTNLKLIPNSIEIKNYAFKKRGKIKPNILWVRAFADIYNPILALKVLKLLLKDFSQAKLSMVGPFKDNSIDECKAYAEKHQLPVEFTGKMAKTEWIDYAKNFDIFINTTNVDNTPVSVIEAMALGLPIVTTNVGGLPYLLKHQKEALLVNPNQVEEMYEAILNLLHNQDLAQQLSKNGRQLSETFDWEVVKHQWKDVLE from the coding sequence ATGAATAAACGTATATTATATTTAGGCAATAAGCTTTCACAAAAAAACAGAAATATAAGCACAGTTGAAAGCCTTAGTAAAAATTTGGAAGAATTATCATTTGAAGTAAAATCATATTCAAATCAAAAAAATAAAATTTTGAGATTATTTTCAATGTTGTATGCTATATTCAAGCATAAACATTTTGATTTTGTGTTGATCGATACTTACAGCACATCAGCCTTTTGGTTCGCTTGGACTTCTGCCAAGGTTGCAATGCTTGTGAATTTAAAATATATCACTATTTTGCATGGTGGCAATCTTCCCGATAGACTTAAGAAAAATGAAACTATTTGTAAATCTTTATTTTCAAAAGCTTATATCAATATCTCACCATCCAATTATTTATATGAAGTTTTTAAAGATGCTGGGTTTACTAATTTAAAATTAATCCCCAACTCTATTGAAATCAAAAATTATGCTTTTAAAAAAAGGGGGAAAATAAAGCCTAATATTTTGTGGGTCAGAGCATTTGCTGATATTTATAATCCTATTTTAGCTTTAAAAGTACTTAAACTTCTGCTTAAAGATTTTTCTCAAGCAAAATTAAGCATGGTTGGACCTTTTAAAGACAATTCAATTGATGAGTGTAAAGCATATGCTGAAAAACATCAACTTCCTGTTGAATTTACAGGCAAAATGGCTAAAACTGAGTGGATTGATTATGCCAAAAATTTTGATATTTTTATCAATACAACTAATGTTGACAATACTCCAGTAAGCGTAATTGAGGCTATGGCATTGGGTTTGCCTATTGTTACAACCAACGTTGGCGGACTACCTTATTTATTAAAACATCAAAAAGAAGCCCTTTTGGTCAACCCAAACCAAGTTGAAGAAATGTATGAGGCTATTTTAAATTTACTTCACAATCAAGACTTAGCTCAACAACTCTCAAAAAACGGAAGACAACTATCCGAAACTTTTGATTGGGAAGTTGTGAAGCACCAATGGAAAGATGTTTTAGAATAA
- a CDS encoding O-antigen ligase produces MNQSLKLTQKIKKPTDLPYLNEVIFHGVIGFAIYAFRPLSLIYTLGILIFFILKIIRNPNNPFIIIQAFAYVVVAEVFLRMTGGFIFYETGKYSVILFMIFGLYYHNFKTSGYVYIVFLLLLLPSVIVTFLDINYETNFRKTILFNISGPLSLFATALFCYKREIKLSVYLRTLDTMVLPIVAMAVYLFFYTPDLQKVVTGADSNFATSGGFGPNQVSTILGLGMFCIYVRLFLTYKHRLLRLVMYGILAFISYRALATLSRGGVLTAVIMCFLFTISFLRYATPRAKAKGVAKIIVIILGAIAVWSVTLVATNNMLYNKYTDRNARGIKQGDLTTGRVEIAETEFEAFFKNPIFGIGVGMAKFYRAKTEGIKAASHNEVTRLISEHGFFGILSILLLIGVPSIHFLTDNRNIFILPLIVFWFLTINHSAMRIAAPGFIYGLGLLKVTLDNSDK; encoded by the coding sequence ATGAATCAAAGCCTAAAACTAACTCAAAAGATTAAAAAACCTACGGATTTACCTTATTTGAATGAGGTGATTTTTCATGGAGTAATCGGCTTTGCTATTTATGCGTTTAGACCACTATCTCTGATTTATACATTAGGGATTTTAATATTTTTTATATTAAAAATTATTCGTAATCCTAACAATCCCTTTATTATAATTCAGGCATTTGCTTATGTGGTGGTCGCTGAAGTATTTTTAAGAATGACAGGCGGATTTATATTTTATGAAACTGGAAAATATTCAGTCATTCTTTTTATGATTTTTGGGCTGTATTATCATAATTTTAAAACATCTGGTTATGTATATATAGTCTTTCTGCTATTGTTATTGCCCAGTGTGATTGTTACATTTCTTGACATCAATTACGAAACTAATTTTAGAAAAACTATTTTGTTTAACATAAGCGGTCCTTTAAGCCTGTTTGCTACTGCACTATTTTGCTACAAAAGAGAGATTAAATTAAGCGTGTATTTAAGAACCTTAGACACCATGGTTCTTCCTATTGTAGCAATGGCTGTTTATTTGTTTTTTTACACACCTGATTTGCAAAAAGTTGTAACAGGTGCCGATTCAAATTTTGCGACTTCTGGTGGTTTTGGTCCAAATCAAGTATCGACTATTTTGGGCTTAGGTATGTTCTGTATATACGTCAGACTATTTTTGACCTACAAACATCGGTTGCTTAGGCTTGTTATGTATGGTATTTTAGCATTTATAAGCTATAGAGCTTTGGCTACACTGTCTAGAGGTGGTGTTTTAACAGCTGTTATTATGTGCTTTTTATTTACGATATCATTCTTAAGATATGCTACGCCTCGAGCAAAAGCTAAAGGAGTTGCTAAAATAATAGTTATAATTTTAGGAGCTATCGCAGTATGGTCAGTAACTCTTGTGGCAACAAACAACATGCTTTACAATAAATATACAGATAGAAATGCAAGAGGTATAAAACAAGGAGACCTCACAACAGGTAGAGTTGAAATTGCCGAGACCGAATTTGAAGCTTTTTTCAAAAATCCAATATTTGGAATTGGTGTAGGAATGGCCAAATTTTATAGGGCAAAAACAGAAGGTATAAAAGCGGCATCTCATAATGAAGTAACAAGGTTGATTTCTGAACACGGCTTTTTTGGAATTTTAAGTATTCTACTTCTGATTGGAGTGCCTTCTATACATTTTTTAACTGACAATAGAAATATTTTTATTCTACCATTGATTGTTTTTTGGTTTCTTACCATAAATCACTCTGCTATGCGTATAGCTGCACCAGGGTTTATATACGGTCTTGGTTTGCTTAAAGTCACTTTAGATAATTCAGATAAATAA
- a CDS encoding glycosyltransferase has translation MFGFLKFGNIKTLKVVQIIDSLDAGGGERMAVHLANILSTKLTTSALVCTRHTGILEKDLNKQVKFKCLYKKRALDFKALIRLSKFIKAHKINIIHAHSTSFFIATLLKIKYPKIKIVWHDHYGFSDNLEERPIAVLKLSSIFFNHIISVNEKLKSWALQHLLCKNVTYIQNFSLKNNNSQSISKLKLKGNAKAIKIIHIANLRPQKDHLTALKAIKKVLDKSYIVSYHLVGGYDLNSEYYKDIINFIQDNNLEDNVFIYGSQSEISNLLKQADIAILSSISEGLPVSLIEYGQAQLPVIVTDVGQCKDVVGNHAKIIDAKDDEGLSDAIKYYIENPKEATSYAIKLRKKISKEYDPEFIINKVINIYTKALKKD, from the coding sequence ATTTTTGGTTTTTTAAAATTTGGTAACATCAAAACTTTAAAAGTCGTACAGATTATAGATTCTCTTGATGCTGGTGGCGGAGAGCGGATGGCTGTTCATCTGGCTAATATTTTATCTACAAAATTAACAACATCTGCATTGGTTTGTACGAGACATACAGGCATTTTAGAAAAGGATTTAAACAAACAAGTAAAGTTTAAATGTTTATACAAAAAAAGGGCTTTAGATTTCAAAGCTCTTATCAGGTTAAGCAAGTTTATTAAAGCTCATAAAATCAATATCATTCACGCCCATAGCACGTCTTTTTTTATAGCAACTTTATTAAAAATAAAATACCCGAAAATTAAAATCGTTTGGCATGATCATTATGGTTTTAGTGATAACTTAGAAGAAAGACCTATTGCTGTTTTAAAGTTGTCATCAATATTTTTTAATCATATTATTTCAGTTAATGAAAAATTAAAATCTTGGGCATTGCAACACTTATTATGTAAAAATGTAACTTATATTCAAAATTTTAGTTTAAAAAACAACAATTCTCAATCAATTTCTAAGCTAAAATTAAAAGGAAATGCTAAGGCAATCAAAATTATTCACATTGCAAATCTAAGGCCACAAAAAGACCACTTGACTGCTTTGAAAGCAATAAAAAAGGTATTGGATAAGTCTTATATTGTAAGCTATCATCTCGTTGGTGGCTATGATTTAAACTCAGAATATTATAAAGATATTATCAATTTTATTCAAGACAACAACTTAGAAGATAATGTATTTATTTATGGAAGTCAATCCGAAATATCTAACTTGCTTAAACAAGCTGATATTGCTATTCTAAGCTCAATATCTGAAGGTTTGCCCGTCAGTTTAATAGAGTATGGGCAAGCTCAACTTCCCGTAATTGTAACAGACGTTGGACAATGTAAAGATGTAGTCGGAAACCATGCAAAAATTATAGATGCCAAAGATGATGAAGGGCTTTCAGATGCTATAAAATATTATATCGAAAACCCTAAGGAAGCAACATCATATGCGATAAAATTGCGTAAAAAAATTTCAAAAGAATACGATCCTGAATTTATAATTAATAAAGTCATAAATATTTACACCAAGGCATTAAAAAAGGATTAA
- a CDS encoding type 1 periplasmic binding fold superfamily protein, producing the protein MKFYKTYSLAVLITFIFLSCSNNDDLPEIINEEEVITTVKITLTDTDGNQKILKRVDSDGIGPNEPISLVDQLDTNTQYQGRIEFLNELATPAEDITAEVAEEDDEHQVFYVPSSNLDVTISYNDQDANGNPVGLEFTLTTGDASDGSLTLLLIHLPIKEASGVSDGNPTNAGGETDVEAVFSVDIL; encoded by the coding sequence ATGAAATTTTATAAAACTTACAGTTTAGCTGTCCTGATAACATTCATTTTCTTATCCTGTTCTAACAATGATGATTTACCTGAAATCATTAATGAAGAAGAAGTGATTACCACCGTCAAAATCACTTTAACAGACACAGATGGCAATCAAAAGATATTAAAACGCGTAGATTCAGATGGTATTGGTCCAAATGAGCCTATTTCTTTAGTTGACCAATTGGATACGAATACGCAATACCAAGGAAGAATTGAATTTTTAAATGAATTGGCAACACCTGCAGAAGATATAACAGCAGAAGTTGCAGAAGAAGATGATGAACACCAAGTGTTTTATGTACCTTCATCTAATTTAGATGTCACAATAAGTTACAACGACCAAGATGCCAATGGCAATCCAGTTGGTTTAGAGTTTACTTTAACAACTGGTGATGCAAGCGACGGATCTTTAACTCTTCTTTTAATTCACCTACCGATTAAAGAAGCCTCTGGCGTGAGCGATGGCAATCCGACCAATGCTGGCGGTGAAACTGATGTAGAAGCTGTGTTTTCGGTTGATATTTTATAA